Proteins encoded together in one Chitinophaga sp. LS1 window:
- a CDS encoding c-type cytochrome translates to MRMRYLAPFVLSAFFLASCGGSGNSSEKKDTSTSSSEAPVDNSMVKQGAAEAAASKGAGLIAQSDCLTCHKVDMKVVGPAYKEVAAKYEASEANIEMLADKIISGGSGHWGEIPMQAHPNVSKDDAKEMVKYILALK, encoded by the coding sequence CGTTATCTGGCACCATTCGTATTAAGTGCATTTTTCTTAGCCTCATGTGGTGGCAGCGGTAACAGCAGCGAAAAGAAAGACACATCAACAAGCAGCAGCGAAGCGCCTGTTGATAACTCAATGGTAAAGCAAGGTGCGGCGGAAGCAGCAGCTTCGAAAGGCGCGGGTCTGATTGCACAGTCGGACTGTCTGACATGCCACAAAGTAGATATGAAAGTGGTAGGCCCTGCTTACAAAGAAGTAGCTGCCAAATATGAAGCCTCTGAGGCAAACATCGAAATGCTGGCTGACAAAATCATCTCTGGTGGTAGTGGTCATTGGGGCGAAATTCCTATGCAGGCACACCCTAATGTATCGAAAGACGACGCCAAAGAAATGGTGAAATACATTCTGGCTTTAAAGTAG